Proteins encoded together in one Hymenobacter monticola window:
- a CDS encoding alpha-N-arabinofuranosidase translates to MRFFRSLAALLTAGAPLLAAAQPVQLTVQPGDPKLLISKHIQGQFAEHLGRCIYDGFWVDEQLNVPKQGRIRMDVVQALQKIHVPNLRWPGGCFADTYHWHDGVGPAAQRPKMLNLWWGNTLEDNSFGTHEFLELCQLLGTEPYLAANVGSGTVQEMAGWMEYLNSNEETPLVLERRKNGRPEPYKVSWWGIGNESWGCGGNMTAQYYTDVYKRYATFAHDYPGTKLKRIVSGANGDDANWTETCMKNIPLNQMWGLTLHQYTLPTGSWSGSKGKATGFGEDMYFSTLRNCLRMDAIVARHAAIMDKYDKDKKVALLVDEWGVWTDVEPGTNPGFLYQQNSLRDALVAGTTLNIFNNHCDRVRGANLAQAVNVLQALVLTDKEKMLLTPTYHVFDLYQVHQDAEFLPVQFNSPDYVFGNEKIPALNASASKDKSGAVHISLVNLDPNKPLALETALPGVSWKTVTGRVLTSAKINDYNTFDKPGTVALAAFTGAKKKGDKLAVTLPAKSVVVLELK, encoded by the coding sequence ATGCGCTTCTTTCGCTCCCTTGCTGCCCTGCTGACCGCAGGCGCGCCGCTGCTGGCTGCGGCCCAGCCCGTGCAACTTACCGTGCAACCCGGCGACCCCAAGCTTCTTATCAGTAAGCACATTCAGGGGCAATTTGCCGAGCACCTAGGGCGCTGCATCTACGACGGTTTTTGGGTGGATGAGCAATTGAACGTGCCCAAGCAGGGCCGCATTCGGATGGACGTGGTGCAGGCGCTGCAAAAAATCCACGTGCCCAACCTGCGCTGGCCCGGCGGCTGCTTCGCCGATACCTACCACTGGCACGACGGCGTGGGCCCCGCCGCCCAGCGCCCCAAAATGTTGAATTTGTGGTGGGGCAATACGTTGGAGGATAATAGCTTCGGCACACACGAGTTTCTTGAACTGTGCCAGTTGCTGGGCACCGAGCCCTACCTGGCGGCTAACGTGGGCAGCGGCACCGTGCAGGAAATGGCCGGGTGGATGGAGTACCTCAACTCGAACGAGGAAACGCCCCTGGTGCTGGAGCGGCGCAAAAACGGCCGCCCCGAGCCTTACAAGGTGAGTTGGTGGGGCATCGGCAACGAAAGCTGGGGCTGCGGCGGCAACATGACCGCCCAGTACTACACCGACGTGTACAAGCGTTACGCCACCTTCGCCCACGACTACCCCGGCACCAAGCTCAAGCGCATTGTGAGCGGGGCCAACGGCGACGACGCCAACTGGACCGAGACGTGCATGAAAAACATCCCGCTGAACCAGATGTGGGGCCTTACCTTGCACCAGTACACGCTGCCCACCGGCAGCTGGAGCGGCAGCAAGGGCAAGGCTACTGGCTTCGGGGAGGATATGTACTTCAGCACGCTGCGCAACTGCCTGCGCATGGACGCCATTGTGGCCCGCCACGCGGCCATTATGGACAAGTACGACAAGGACAAGAAGGTGGCCCTGCTGGTGGACGAGTGGGGCGTGTGGACCGACGTAGAACCCGGCACCAACCCCGGCTTCCTGTACCAGCAGAACTCGCTGCGCGACGCGCTGGTGGCCGGTACCACGCTCAATATCTTCAACAACCACTGCGACCGGGTGCGCGGGGCCAACCTGGCCCAGGCCGTGAACGTGCTGCAGGCCCTGGTGCTGACGGACAAGGAGAAGATGCTGCTCACGCCCACCTACCACGTGTTCGACCTCTACCAGGTGCACCAGGACGCCGAGTTTCTGCCCGTACAGTTCAACAGCCCCGACTACGTGTTTGGCAACGAAAAAATCCCGGCCCTGAACGCCTCGGCTTCCAAAGACAAAAGCGGCGCGGTGCACATTTCCCTCGTCAACCTCGACCCCAACAAGCCCCTAGCCCTGGAAACGGCCCTACCCGGCGTGAGTTGGAAAACCGTGACCGGGCGGGTGTTGACTTCGGCCAAAATCAACGATTACAACACGTTTGACAAACCCGGCACTGTGGCCTTGGCCGCCTTCACCGGCGCCAAAAAGAAGGGCGACAAGCTGGCTGTGACGCTGCCGGCCAAGTCGGTGGTCGTGCTGGAGCTGAAGTAG
- a CDS encoding DUF7868 domain-containing protein, translating to MNAATPTTDPNLLGASAAPLVIRSEGSSAVVKLLAGGQRRLTALLAAGQKPGDRVYLVLEHIRGRHDAAVLNVYLGSSAASAQLLAGSRALFGLRMASLSPGQDEKQGAGLNVSIDVTQVLFDVLGTAPLGAEISVSIVPSRPLPEAASLVVERISLHYMKAD from the coding sequence ATGAATGCAGCAACCCCCACCACCGACCCCAACTTGCTGGGCGCAAGCGCGGCTCCCCTTGTCATCCGGAGTGAGGGGAGTAGCGCCGTCGTCAAGCTCCTGGCCGGCGGCCAGCGCCGGTTGACCGCTTTGCTGGCCGCCGGCCAAAAGCCGGGCGACCGGGTGTACCTCGTGCTGGAGCACATCCGGGGCCGCCACGATGCAGCCGTGCTGAACGTGTATCTCGGCTCGTCGGCCGCCAGTGCTCAATTGCTGGCGGGCAGTCGGGCGCTGTTCGGGCTGCGAATGGCCAGCCTCAGCCCCGGGCAAGACGAGAAGCAAGGCGCTGGCCTGAACGTGTCTATTGACGTCACCCAGGTATTATTTGACGTGCTGGGTACCGCTCCGCTGGGGGCCGAGATTAGCGTAAGCATCGTGCCCAGTCGTCCGCTGCCTGAGGCGGCTAGCCTCGTGGTGGAGCGCATTAGCCTTCATTATATGAAAGCGGATTAG
- a CDS encoding GNAT family N-acetyltransferase, with protein MSSPLRISLAKANAATAAQLADLGRQTFQDTFAATNTAADMATYLAENFGPDIQLAELQDRENTFLLAHMQAELVGYAKLRDNSALGLAEGQNAAGRLEIERLYVRDDWQGTGLGAALMRGILALAEQLHCTAVVLGVWEKNDKARAFYQRFGFREIGQHEFRLGQDVQTDLILRKGLAGR; from the coding sequence ATGTCATCTCCCCTGCGCATTTCGTTGGCCAAGGCCAACGCCGCCACCGCCGCCCAACTGGCCGACCTGGGCCGCCAAACCTTCCAGGACACCTTTGCCGCCACCAATACGGCCGCGGACATGGCCACGTACCTGGCCGAGAATTTTGGTCCTGACATTCAACTGGCCGAGTTGCAGGACCGTGAAAACACTTTCCTGCTGGCCCACATGCAGGCCGAGCTGGTGGGCTACGCCAAGCTGCGCGACAACTCCGCCCTGGGCCTGGCCGAAGGGCAAAACGCCGCCGGCCGCCTCGAAATCGAGCGCCTCTACGTGCGCGACGACTGGCAGGGCACCGGCCTGGGCGCCGCCCTGATGCGGGGCATTCTGGCCCTGGCCGAGCAGCTGCACTGCACCGCCGTGGTGCTGGGCGTGTGGGAGAAAAACGACAAGGCCCGCGCCTTCTACCAGCGGTTCGGTTTCCGCGAGATTGGGCAGCACGAATTCCGGCTGGGGCAGGACGTGCAAACCGACCTGATTTTGCGCAAGGGCCTGGCGGGGCGCTAA
- a CDS encoding ComEC/Rec2 family competence protein: MPALNGDGNLYLTFADMGQGDCTMVSLPNGKTLMVDCGTSRWDTKRNAGAEQSKEEHRNEILDLRQAVVNMLFEPRFMHANNRLDALVLTHPDKDHCSELQNSLMVKSPAIGAVYFSFNDLTKYAQGGAGKWLRVKANVANYYNITLNLTARTINNVAIPEEPATLPAAPNRPTNVRSRSAGTRGFVRILDGTKAGGKNCEVFILASNVVPYPGVQDNSTDRNRGSIVTLIVFGSKRIMLCGDATFNTEKFLKDTYGANIANLELLQLPHHSSMTSSSWADSPDDNINAIDFVGHVKPRRIIITASIDSGERLQLPRYEVIKRYMKAPNQLLAADRAVHAYLAQVTTYVPKGSGGKRTRDDTESEPYYYKRRLLVDIVSTGTLGAVDYAITDAEA, encoded by the coding sequence ATGCCAGCACTGAACGGAGACGGCAACCTCTACCTCACCTTCGCCGACATGGGCCAGGGCGACTGTACGATGGTTTCGCTACCCAATGGGAAGACCCTGATGGTTGACTGCGGCACCTCGCGCTGGGATACGAAGAGAAACGCGGGGGCGGAACAATCAAAGGAAGAACACCGGAACGAGATTCTGGATTTGCGCCAGGCGGTGGTCAACATGCTGTTCGAGCCCCGCTTCATGCATGCCAACAACCGCCTGGATGCCCTGGTGCTCACCCATCCCGACAAAGACCACTGCAGCGAGTTGCAAAACAGCCTGATGGTCAAGAGTCCGGCCATCGGGGCCGTGTATTTCAGCTTCAATGACCTGACCAAGTACGCCCAGGGTGGCGCTGGAAAATGGCTGCGCGTAAAGGCGAATGTGGCTAACTACTACAACATCACCCTCAACCTGACTGCTCGCACCATCAACAACGTGGCGATTCCCGAAGAGCCTGCCACGCTGCCCGCGGCGCCCAACCGGCCCACGAATGTGCGTTCCCGGAGTGCCGGCACCCGGGGATTTGTGCGAATTCTGGACGGTACCAAAGCGGGTGGTAAGAACTGCGAGGTGTTTATACTGGCCAGCAACGTGGTGCCCTACCCCGGTGTGCAAGACAATTCGACCGACAGGAACCGGGGCAGCATCGTGACCCTGATTGTGTTTGGCAGCAAGCGCATCATGCTCTGCGGCGATGCCACGTTCAACACGGAAAAGTTCTTGAAAGACACCTACGGCGCCAACATTGCCAATCTGGAGCTGCTGCAGCTGCCGCACCACAGCAGCATGACCTCGTCGTCGTGGGCCGACTCCCCCGACGACAACATAAATGCCATCGACTTTGTGGGACATGTCAAGCCCCGGCGCATCATCATCACGGCTTCCATCGACAGCGGCGAACGGCTGCAACTGCCCCGTTACGAAGTAATCAAGCGCTACATGAAAGCTCCCAACCAGCTGTTGGCCGCCGACCGGGCGGTGCACGCTTATCTGGCTCAGGTAACCACCTACGTGCCGAAAGGCTCGGGTGGAAAGCGGACGCGGGACGACACCGAAAGCGAACCCTACTACTACAAGCGGCGGCTGCTGGTCGACATCGTTTCCACGGGCACCCTTGGCGCCGTGGATTATGCGATAACCGACGCCGAGGCTTAA
- a CDS encoding tyrosinase family protein codes for MANAQYVRNNAWNSGGTFDNEDLLWYAKGVGRMMSRPIADPQSWWFYAAIHGEYANPNTAWYKEYAPNGVFPAWSAVVAPPAFATTPLPSAEVMTQYWNQCQHGSWYFAPWHRGYLLSLEAQLRQDIVDQGGPATWALPYWDYFGNNGSQFPMPPALKQPTLPDNTPNPLFFTMRYGPNGDDNIFVPTPASNDPNPSMGEVTDTSLNDTVYTYTGTGSQIIPGFGGPATTFSHSGAHHGGLESNPHDLVHAYVGGQPNGPEGQSLYGLMGDPNTAGLDPVFYLHHCNIDRMWASWNAAGNANPTDPAWLQGPTPQFAMPGPNGQPWVYTPAEMQALDSLNYSYQELTPVPVGPSPVAARLLKLGATPQAAAALAPAPGTEPKTTATELMGASANNLRVQGTGISAPVRFDPSVQAKSAARLKSFSDSVANAQVSTPALPDRVFLKLENITGDSEATIFNVYVESREDTDPAVFAGTIALFGLRLASLADGKHGGEGLTFTLNITPIVDQLHLTNNFTASELSVRLVPNKPLAPGKEVQVGRISVYRQAF; via the coding sequence ATGGCAAATGCACAGTACGTCCGCAACAACGCCTGGAACAGCGGGGGCACCTTTGACAACGAAGACCTGCTTTGGTACGCCAAAGGGGTGGGCCGGATGATGAGCCGGCCCATTGCGGACCCGCAAAGCTGGTGGTTTTACGCCGCCATCCACGGCGAATACGCCAACCCCAATACGGCCTGGTACAAGGAATACGCGCCCAACGGGGTGTTTCCGGCTTGGAGCGCTGTTGTGGCGCCGCCCGCCTTCGCCACCACGCCCCTGCCCAGCGCCGAGGTGATGACGCAGTACTGGAACCAGTGCCAGCACGGCTCCTGGTACTTTGCGCCCTGGCACCGCGGCTACCTGCTTTCGCTGGAAGCCCAGCTCCGGCAAGACATCGTTGACCAGGGCGGCCCCGCCACGTGGGCATTGCCCTATTGGGACTACTTCGGCAACAACGGCAGCCAGTTTCCCATGCCGCCGGCCCTGAAGCAGCCCACCCTGCCGGACAACACCCCCAATCCCCTGTTTTTCACGATGCGCTACGGCCCTAATGGCGACGACAACATCTTCGTCCCGACCCCGGCCAGCAACGACCCCAACCCCTCGATGGGCGAGGTGACGGATACCTCCCTGAATGATACCGTGTACACCTACACCGGCACGGGCAGCCAGATAATTCCGGGTTTCGGGGGCCCTGCCACAACGTTTTCGCACTCCGGCGCTCACCACGGCGGCCTGGAAAGCAACCCCCACGACCTGGTGCACGCCTACGTGGGCGGGCAGCCCAACGGGCCGGAAGGCCAGTCTTTGTACGGCCTGATGGGCGACCCAAACACGGCTGGCCTGGACCCCGTCTTCTACTTGCACCACTGCAACATCGACCGCATGTGGGCCAGCTGGAACGCCGCCGGCAATGCCAACCCGACCGACCCCGCCTGGCTGCAAGGCCCAACTCCGCAGTTTGCCATGCCCGGACCCAACGGCCAGCCCTGGGTGTACACGCCGGCGGAAATGCAGGCGCTCGATAGCCTCAATTACTCCTACCAGGAGCTGACCCCGGTGCCCGTCGGGCCCTCGCCGGTGGCTGCCCGGCTGCTCAAGCTGGGGGCAACGCCCCAGGCAGCGGCCGCGTTGGCCCCCGCACCGGGCACCGAACCCAAGACCACGGCCACCGAGCTGATGGGAGCCAGCGCCAACAACCTGCGGGTGCAGGGCACCGGCATCAGCGCGCCCGTGCGGTTCGACCCCAGCGTGCAGGCCAAATCCGCCGCCCGCCTCAAGTCCTTTTCGGACTCGGTGGCCAACGCGCAAGTTTCAACGCCCGCCTTGCCCGACCGCGTTTTCCTCAAGCTGGAAAACATCACGGGCGATTCCGAGGCCACCATTTTCAACGTGTACGTCGAATCCAGGGAGGATACGGACCCGGCCGTATTTGCGGGCACCATTGCGCTGTTTGGGCTGCGCTTAGCCAGTCTGGCCGATGGCAAGCACGGCGGCGAGGGGCTTACGTTCACGCTGAACATCACCCCGATAGTGGACCAGCTGCACCTGACGAACAACTTCACGGCCTCGGAGCTGAGTGTGCGTCTGGTGCCCAACAAGCCCCTCGCCCCGGGCAAAGAGGTGCAAGTGGGCCGCATCAGCGTGTACCGGCAGGCCTTTTAA
- a CDS encoding DUF6603 domain-containing protein, translating into MDYKSIIAGCYQNGTLDLPATALGPGPAAQTLTQNTPDQRLKITGITKPDISDASAQFKGLGACLPFAGMDVTVQLDWTADRLDVLVTGTPKANWHLGVSFPSLATGLLPQLQFAPPTALVLRSAPAGEQPAGLSFSGTLQPGEGGLARYAFLATGLATVVLAGPITYANDVPRMTLAAPLGAGVALGFLATQPLELRLHVESEYNTRTKSYLSISYLEFATALEFATHTPQTTIHRLPLSATLHDPASDIQFDADVTALVDAAVDELASLLNGFSPKPLLPSDFQLENTVRLSDLNVQINPSETNKLRAVRLEVDTTRTWVLAQDATGKAILELKGVQVSFGIEAPFGRDNLFLGLNGQIGVGQNGVIELDMAYPGLSFEGTLKAETEIQLRELFTQILGYSSEAVPDLSVVDLEVSIQPGASYALAVELDGDWKLPVAGGKFAIKELALAVDYGKAQGLLARFEGVLGFDNQFIYLKADHPAADEGWTFAGGTVPGQVLEMANLMADLEHFFGVEFPAFLSEMQLKSLAVAYATKTSDLSLSVETLFPLENVKPPQWPDLNLAIQLSHVNGQYLKHFAGRLNLLGMQFDLAFNTGGDTTAFWGDYENTAGRELAVRDLLALLTTDADLLSITQGLQFNLKDAFVGYLKGAAVDAKAKWLLGLDMDFGADLTALPLVGKFIPKDEALRLAFQPRIATDEFTAGDITALKTLISGSAIALPETFAKGLTLNIELSLGTTVIPLALPIGLDKGKLVDQPKPPASPASSAPAPPDKVTWLKLQKSFGPLQLERVGVKYESGQLTFLLDGGFSVAGLTIALMGLSATTQLHPFKMSFGLDGLALDYKGAGFEISGAFLREELTDPAGKPYTAYNGAALIKAESFSLSAIGSYADYQGHPSMFIYAVLDSPLGGPAFFFVTGLAAGFGFNRALKIPGIDQIQNFPLVSRAVNGPTSDDGNIVAQMTLLNKYIPPAVGEYFLAVGIRFTTFKIIDSFALLIVSLGNSLEIDLLGLSTLVLPAQTEGVVPPLAEVQMALKASYLPAVGFLSVEAKLTPASFLFSHDCHLTGGFAFYTWFLGEHKDDFAVTLGGYHPSYQRPAHYPVVDKLGFNWALSSRLSIKGDAYFALVPSMVMAGTHLSAVWEDGNLRAWFNAGADFFLAWQPYHYDARLYVDMGVSYTYHFFGTHHISVDVGADLHIWGPEFAGTAEVHLWIVSFTVNFGNGGPQQPAPISWTKFRQSFLPDPAAVCSLAVKQGLENKPELKKEGQDKAAHPVLSPKGFVLSFDSVVPFKKASLKIGSKSAPLALDGGATNWGVGPMGLPAAAVASEAVVTITSSSGRPISASQLLVTPTTKGVPVALWGQSVSPALNGPRLVKGAVCGFDIRTVEPTAGQTAFIDSKKLEFELETAASPLWQWASVPGSEATAVEQQLNVPEKEADRRDYLRKHLETVQAERSELLRQLGITTPVFPDQSLAQAFVFAPQLV; encoded by the coding sequence ATGGATTATAAGTCTATCATCGCCGGTTGTTACCAGAACGGCACGCTCGACCTGCCCGCCACGGCCCTGGGCCCCGGTCCGGCCGCGCAAACCCTGACGCAGAACACGCCCGACCAGCGCCTGAAAATCACCGGCATCACCAAGCCGGATATTTCGGACGCCAGCGCCCAGTTCAAGGGGCTGGGGGCCTGCTTGCCCTTCGCGGGCATGGACGTAACCGTGCAACTCGACTGGACCGCCGACCGGCTCGACGTGCTGGTGACGGGCACTCCCAAGGCCAATTGGCACTTGGGGGTGAGCTTTCCGTCGCTGGCCACGGGCCTGCTGCCCCAGCTGCAGTTTGCGCCGCCCACGGCGCTGGTGCTGCGTTCGGCGCCTGCCGGGGAGCAGCCGGCGGGGCTGTCGTTTAGCGGTACGCTGCAGCCGGGCGAGGGCGGCTTGGCCCGCTACGCTTTTTTGGCCACCGGCTTGGCTACTGTGGTGCTGGCCGGCCCCATTACCTACGCCAACGACGTGCCTCGCATGACGCTGGCGGCCCCGCTGGGGGCCGGCGTGGCCCTGGGCTTCTTGGCCACGCAGCCGCTGGAATTGCGCTTGCACGTCGAGTCGGAGTACAACACCCGCACCAAGTCCTACCTGAGCATTTCCTACCTGGAGTTTGCCACGGCGCTGGAGTTTGCCACCCACACGCCGCAAACCACGATTCATCGCCTGCCGCTCAGCGCCACGCTCCACGACCCGGCCAGCGACATTCAGTTTGATGCCGACGTGACGGCCTTGGTCGATGCGGCCGTGGACGAGCTGGCTTCGCTACTCAATGGCTTTAGTCCGAAACCCTTGCTGCCCAGTGATTTTCAGCTGGAAAACACGGTGCGGCTGTCCGACCTGAATGTGCAAATCAACCCCAGCGAAACCAACAAGCTGCGGGCCGTGCGCCTGGAAGTGGACACCACGCGCACGTGGGTGCTGGCGCAGGATGCCACCGGCAAAGCCATTCTGGAGCTCAAGGGCGTGCAGGTTTCGTTCGGCATCGAAGCGCCTTTTGGCCGCGACAACTTATTCCTTGGCCTGAATGGACAGATTGGCGTGGGGCAAAACGGCGTTATCGAGCTCGACATGGCCTACCCCGGCCTGAGCTTCGAGGGCACGCTGAAAGCCGAAACCGAGATTCAGCTGCGCGAGCTATTCACGCAAATACTCGGCTACTCTTCCGAGGCCGTGCCCGATTTGAGCGTCGTCGACCTGGAAGTAAGCATTCAGCCCGGCGCCAGCTATGCCCTGGCCGTGGAGCTCGACGGCGACTGGAAGCTGCCCGTGGCCGGGGGCAAGTTTGCGATTAAAGAGTTGGCGCTGGCCGTCGACTACGGCAAGGCGCAGGGCCTGCTGGCCCGCTTCGAAGGCGTGCTGGGCTTCGACAACCAGTTTATTTACCTCAAAGCCGACCACCCGGCCGCCGATGAGGGCTGGACCTTTGCCGGGGGCACTGTGCCGGGTCAGGTGCTCGAAATGGCCAACCTGATGGCCGACCTGGAGCACTTCTTCGGCGTCGAGTTTCCGGCGTTCCTGAGCGAAATGCAGCTCAAGAGCCTGGCCGTGGCCTACGCCACCAAAACCAGTGACCTGAGCCTGAGTGTCGAAACGCTGTTTCCGCTCGAAAACGTGAAACCTCCGCAGTGGCCCGACCTCAACCTGGCCATCCAGCTCAGCCACGTCAACGGCCAATACCTCAAGCATTTCGCAGGCCGCTTGAATCTGCTGGGCATGCAGTTCGACCTAGCTTTCAACACCGGCGGCGACACCACCGCCTTCTGGGGCGACTACGAAAACACCGCCGGCCGGGAGCTGGCCGTGCGCGACCTGCTGGCCCTGCTCACCACCGACGCCGACCTGCTCAGCATCACCCAGGGCCTGCAGTTCAACCTCAAGGATGCCTTCGTCGGCTACCTCAAAGGAGCCGCCGTCGATGCCAAAGCCAAATGGCTACTGGGCCTCGACATGGACTTCGGCGCCGACCTCACCGCCCTGCCGCTGGTGGGCAAGTTCATTCCCAAAGACGAAGCCCTGCGTCTGGCCTTCCAGCCACGCATCGCCACCGATGAATTCACCGCGGGTGATATAACAGCCCTGAAAACCCTGATTTCGGGTTCGGCCATTGCTCTGCCCGAAACCTTTGCCAAAGGCCTCACCCTCAACATTGAGCTAAGCCTGGGCACCACCGTGATACCACTGGCCCTGCCTATTGGCCTGGACAAAGGCAAGCTGGTTGACCAGCCGAAGCCCCCTGCGTCTCCTGCCAGCAGCGCACCCGCCCCGCCCGATAAAGTGACCTGGCTGAAGCTGCAGAAGTCGTTCGGACCCTTGCAGTTGGAGCGTGTGGGGGTGAAGTACGAGAGCGGCCAGCTCACCTTCCTGCTCGATGGCGGCTTTTCGGTGGCCGGGCTCACCATTGCCCTCATGGGGCTTTCGGCCACCACGCAGCTACACCCTTTCAAAATGTCGTTCGGGCTCGATGGACTGGCCCTCGACTACAAAGGCGCCGGCTTCGAAATCAGCGGCGCTTTCTTGCGTGAGGAGCTAACCGACCCCGCCGGCAAACCTTATACCGCCTACAACGGCGCGGCCCTCATCAAGGCCGAAAGCTTTTCGCTCTCGGCCATCGGTTCCTACGCCGACTACCAGGGGCACCCTTCCATGTTCATCTACGCCGTGCTCGATTCGCCCCTGGGCGGCCCGGCGTTCTTCTTCGTGACGGGGCTGGCGGCGGGCTTCGGCTTCAACCGGGCGCTCAAAATCCCGGGCATCGACCAGATACAGAACTTTCCGCTGGTGAGCCGCGCCGTGAACGGCCCCACCAGCGACGACGGCAACATCGTGGCTCAGATGACCCTGTTGAATAAGTACATCCCCCCGGCGGTGGGGGAGTATTTCCTGGCCGTGGGCATCCGCTTCACCACGTTCAAAATCATCGATTCCTTCGCCCTGCTCATCGTGAGCCTGGGCAATAGCCTCGAAATCGACCTGCTGGGCCTGTCAACGCTGGTGCTGCCCGCCCAAACCGAAGGCGTGGTGCCGCCCCTGGCCGAAGTGCAGATGGCCCTCAAGGCCAGCTACCTGCCCGCTGTCGGCTTTCTCAGTGTGGAAGCCAAGCTCACCCCGGCCTCGTTCCTGTTCTCGCACGACTGCCACCTCACCGGCGGCTTCGCATTCTACACTTGGTTTCTGGGCGAGCACAAGGACGACTTCGCCGTCACGCTCGGCGGCTACCACCCCAGCTACCAGCGCCCCGCCCACTACCCCGTGGTCGATAAGCTAGGCTTCAACTGGGCCCTCAGCAGCCGCCTCAGCATCAAAGGCGACGCCTACTTTGCCCTGGTACCCTCCATGGTGATGGCCGGCACCCACCTGAGCGCGGTGTGGGAAGATGGCAACCTGCGCGCCTGGTTCAACGCCGGTGCCGACTTCTTCCTGGCCTGGCAGCCTTACCATTACGACGCCCGCCTGTACGTCGACATGGGCGTGTCTTATACGTACCACTTCTTCGGCACGCACCATATTAGTGTAGACGTAGGCGCCGACCTGCACATCTGGGGTCCCGAGTTTGCCGGCACCGCCGAGGTGCACCTCTGGATTGTCTCGTTCACCGTCAATTTCGGCAACGGCGGCCCCCAGCAGCCGGCCCCCATTTCCTGGACCAAGTTCCGCCAGTCTTTCCTGCCCGACCCTGCCGCCGTGTGCAGCCTGGCCGTGAAGCAGGGCTTGGAGAACAAGCCGGAGCTGAAGAAGGAAGGTCAGGATAAGGCCGCCCATCCGGTGCTGAGTCCCAAAGGGTTTGTGCTGAGCTTCGATTCAGTGGTGCCCTTCAAGAAAGCTAGCCTGAAAATCGGCAGCAAGAGCGCCCCCTTGGCGCTCGACGGCGGAGCCACCAACTGGGGCGTGGGCCCCATGGGGCTGCCAGCTGCGGCCGTTGCCTCCGAGGCTGTTGTCACCATTACCAGCAGCAGTGGCCGCCCGATAAGCGCTAGCCAGTTATTGGTAACACCTACCACGAAAGGCGTGCCGGTGGCTCTATGGGGGCAGTCGGTAAGCCCCGCGCTCAACGGCCCGCGCCTCGTGAAAGGCGCCGTGTGCGGCTTCGACATCCGCACCGTGGAGCCGACCGCCGGTCAAACCGCATTCATCGATTCCAAGAAACTGGAGTTCGAGCTTGAAACCGCCGCCAGCCCCCTGTGGCAGTGGGCCAGCGTGCCCGGCTCCGAAGCCACAGCCGTCGAGCAGCAGCTCAATGTCCCGGAAAAGGAGGCCGACCGCCGCGACTACCTGCGCAAGCACCTCGAAACCGTGCAGGCCGAACGTAGCGAGTTGCTGCGCCAGCTGGGCATCACCACTCCCGTCTTCCCCGACCAATCCCTGGCCCAGGCCTTCGTCTTTGCCCCGCAGCTGGTCTGA
- a CDS encoding copper chaperone codes for MATPAWEYAWLRSAVFGLSLCAWLAVLWPVLAGQEAGAEHLAISYCGAPVPVPSFATYAPSGELLASVTPLSPGLTWAWAGNWALMLVAMMLPTLVAPLCHVHSRSFARRRARAMSLFVLGYGAVWLVVGSGLLGLQRLVQGWFANPYLLAGAAVLLALVWQASPLKQRFLNRGHRHRALAAFGVRADADALRLGLEHGGWCAASCWALMLVPPLLPSGHLWAMAAVGLLMYCERLDPPGQPAWRWRGFKTAVGFARLRLLGPRRFLHTELVSMR; via the coding sequence ATGGCAACCCCTGCTTGGGAATATGCGTGGCTCCGCAGCGCGGTGTTTGGCCTCAGCCTTTGTGCCTGGCTGGCCGTGCTCTGGCCGGTGCTTGCAGGACAGGAGGCTGGGGCTGAGCACCTCGCCATTTCTTACTGCGGGGCGCCGGTGCCAGTTCCCTCGTTCGCCACCTACGCTCCGTCCGGCGAGCTGTTAGCGTCTGTCACCCCGCTTTCCCCGGGCCTCACCTGGGCCTGGGCCGGCAATTGGGCGCTGATGCTGGTGGCCATGATGCTGCCCACCCTTGTGGCTCCGCTCTGCCACGTGCACAGCCGCAGCTTTGCGCGGCGGCGCGCCCGGGCCATGAGTTTGTTCGTGCTCGGCTACGGAGCGGTGTGGCTGGTGGTGGGGAGCGGGCTGCTCGGGCTGCAGCGGCTGGTGCAAGGATGGTTCGCCAACCCTTACCTGCTGGCAGGCGCGGCGGTGCTGCTGGCGCTGGTCTGGCAGGCCTCGCCGCTGAAGCAGCGCTTCCTCAACCGTGGCCACCGCCACCGGGCGTTGGCCGCGTTCGGGGTGCGCGCCGACGCCGATGCCCTGCGGCTGGGGCTGGAGCACGGCGGCTGGTGCGCGGCCTCGTGCTGGGCCCTTATGCTGGTACCGCCGTTGCTGCCCTCCGGCCACCTCTGGGCCATGGCCGCCGTGGGCCTGCTCATGTACTGCGAGCGGCTCGACCCGCCCGGCCAGCCGGCCTGGCGCTGGCGCGGATTCAAAACGGCCGTGGGCTTTGCGCGGCTGCGCCTGCTGGGGCCGCGGCGCTTTTTGCACACAGAATTGGTTTCGATGCGATGA